TCTGATAAGCATATTGCAAAACCATCTGAAGAACTAAGTGTTGGTGAAAATGTAAAAGTAAAAATATTAGATTTGAATAAAGAAGAAAGAAAAATAAGCTTAAGTATCAGAGAAGCTACAACTAGTGAATCTAGTGAAACTATAGAATATTCCAATAATGAGGAGATTACAATAGGGGATATTATAAAAGAAAATGAGTAGAGTGAGGCTAAAAACCTCATTCTTTTTTTCTTTATATAGAATATTTTTTAATTTTCTGTAGAAAATAATATTGACCTCACAAAATACATCAAGACCCCCTTTATATAGTTACCTGTGGTATATTGCCACAGGCTTTTTTTATTGGTACAATATATACAAGTAATATCAGTCAAT
The window above is part of the Proteiniborus sp. DW1 genome. Proteins encoded here:
- a CDS encoding S1 RNA-binding domain-containing protein — encoded protein: SDKHIAKPSEELSVGENVKVKILDLNKEERKISLSIREATTSESSETIEYSNNEEITIGDIIKENE